One window of Deltaproteobacteria bacterium genomic DNA carries:
- the rpsF gene encoding 30S ribosomal protein S6, which translates to MRRYETIFITHPELTEEDLSVLHEKLRSIMSSLKGELIKLEDWGPKKLSYEIRKNTRGHYFLLDYLAATDLVRELERNLRLNDRVLKFQTVRISNQVSPEAAQALPEAGPDKKAINVIERSSPSPEPKREEAEPKAFGEEKKNESAS; encoded by the coding sequence TTGAGACGTTACGAGACCATCTTTATTACCCACCCAGAACTGACCGAAGAAGACCTTTCTGTCTTGCATGAAAAATTACGCTCCATTATGAGCAGCTTGAAGGGAGAATTGATCAAGCTGGAAGATTGGGGCCCGAAGAAGCTGAGCTATGAGATTCGCAAGAATACCCGCGGGCATTATTTCTTGCTCGATTATCTGGCAGCTACCGACCTGGTCCGGGAACTGGAACGCAATCTTCGGTTGAACGATCGGGTCCTTAAATTCCAGACGGTAAGGATCAGCAACCAAGTCTCTCCAGAAGCCGCGCAAGCCTTGCCAGAGGCTGGGCCAGATAAAAAGGCCATTAACGTCATTGAACGCTCTTCGCCCTCTCCCGAGCCAAAGAGGGAAGAAGCGGAACCAAAGGCTTTCGGGGAGGAGAAGAAAAATGAAAGCGCCAGTTAA
- a CDS encoding molybdopterin molybdotransferase MoeA, with protein MIHLEEAIHRILEQIPRLGLERLNILQAQGRVLGEDVVAPRDIPPWDNSAMDGYALRWTDVRKASPEKPVVLKVLSDLPAGRIYKGRVGPGEALRIMTGAPLPRGADTVVQVEDTEKAGEAVRIFTGPGKGKNIRRAGEDVKAGERVMVKGTILHPAHIGMLASFQRSFVSVHQQPRVAILATGDELLEIDESWAGGKIVNSNSYSLAAQVVACGGFPIQLGIAKDQMEDLLSKIQQGLIADILLTSGGVSMGDYDLVKEMLKKLGKINFWKVAMRPGQPLAFGIISGKPLFGLPGNPVSSMISFEQFVRPSILKMSGHQNLFRPTLKAELLEDIEKKIGLVHFVRCRLFREGGKICASTTGEQGSGILSSMVKAQGLIVIPRDMKGVHAGEVVSVILLDPTFFHTPMPSYLSFAEAG; from the coding sequence ATGATTCATCTTGAAGAGGCGATCCACCGAATTCTTGAACAGATTCCCCGCCTGGGGTTAGAGCGCTTGAACATCCTGCAAGCGCAAGGGCGAGTTTTAGGAGAAGATGTCGTCGCCCCGCGCGATATTCCTCCCTGGGACAACTCCGCCATGGATGGATATGCCCTAAGGTGGACGGATGTTCGCAAGGCTTCCCCAGAAAAACCCGTTGTTCTCAAGGTATTGTCCGACTTGCCTGCCGGGAGGATCTATAAAGGGCGCGTGGGGCCTGGCGAAGCCTTGCGAATCATGACCGGGGCTCCCCTCCCCCGGGGCGCGGATACTGTGGTCCAGGTTGAGGACACGGAGAAAGCAGGGGAGGCGGTAAGAATTTTTACCGGCCCTGGAAAAGGAAAAAATATCCGGAGGGCGGGGGAAGATGTTAAGGCAGGAGAACGCGTTATGGTCAAAGGAACCATTTTACACCCTGCCCACATCGGCATGCTGGCTTCCTTCCAGCGCTCTTTCGTTTCTGTTCACCAGCAACCTCGAGTCGCCATCCTGGCCACTGGCGATGAGCTTTTAGAAATAGACGAATCTTGGGCCGGGGGCAAGATTGTTAACAGCAACAGTTACTCTTTGGCGGCTCAAGTCGTCGCCTGCGGCGGGTTTCCCATCCAGTTGGGCATTGCCAAAGACCAGATGGAAGACCTCTTATCCAAGATTCAGCAGGGGTTGATTGCCGATATTTTGTTAACGTCTGGGGGCGTTTCCATGGGGGATTACGACCTCGTCAAGGAAATGCTTAAGAAACTGGGGAAAATAAATTTCTGGAAAGTCGCCATGAGGCCTGGTCAACCATTGGCTTTTGGGATCATTTCCGGAAAACCCCTCTTTGGCCTCCCTGGAAATCCTGTTTCTTCCATGATTTCTTTTGAGCAATTTGTCCGGCCCTCCATCCTAAAAATGTCCGGGCATCAAAACCTTTTCCGGCCCACGCTGAAAGCAGAACTGCTCGAAGATATCGAGAAAAAAATTGGTCTTGTTCATTTCGTCCGCTGCCGTCTGTTCCGTGAGGGGGGAAAAATTTGCGCTTCCACCACTGGCGAGCAAGGGTCGGGTATTCTTTCTTCCATGGTCAAAGCCCAAGGGTTAATTGTCATCCCCAGGGATATGAAGGGAGTTCACGCCGGTGAGGTTGTGTCCGTGATTCTTCTTGACCCGACGTTTTTCCACACGCCTATGCCTTCTTACCTCTCCTTTGCCGAAGCGGGGTAA
- a CDS encoding DMT family transporter, protein MIGEISALGCAFCWALSSTLTKSVAGKFEPRTLNLLRCLAASLFLWGIIPFSPGIQALWQTPGDSLIYLILSALIGIALGDTIYIRGLKLINITVALPVAQAAMPLFTLGAAVLFLGETITWALFLGTTLVLAGIYLIAGPGEKNRFPLAVPTAEKKGMGIGLILIASLLWAISISLLKVGLQEVSLILANGVRLPVASLALIILILFQKSLQQPTRLHIRDVAVAAITGILAFGLGGLLFLQALLYSGAAKATVLTSAAPLFGLPLSLVFLKERVTKRIAVGTVLVILGIGFSV, encoded by the coding sequence TTGATCGGCGAAATCAGCGCCTTGGGGTGTGCATTCTGTTGGGCATTGAGCAGCACGCTAACGAAATCAGTGGCCGGGAAATTCGAGCCCAGGACCTTAAACCTCCTGCGCTGCTTGGCGGCTTCCCTCTTTTTATGGGGAATCATTCCCTTTTCCCCGGGAATCCAGGCGTTATGGCAAACACCCGGAGATTCCTTGATATACCTGATTCTCTCCGCTTTGATAGGAATTGCGCTGGGCGATACCATTTACATTAGAGGGCTCAAGCTGATTAATATTACGGTTGCCCTCCCCGTTGCCCAGGCAGCCATGCCCCTCTTTACCTTGGGGGCAGCGGTTCTGTTCTTAGGGGAGACGATCACTTGGGCTTTGTTCTTAGGTACGACTCTGGTTTTGGCGGGAATTTATCTGATCGCTGGACCTGGGGAAAAAAACCGCTTCCCTCTGGCAGTTCCCACCGCCGAGAAAAAGGGAATGGGCATTGGTCTCATACTGATTGCTTCTTTGCTCTGGGCCATTTCCATCTCTCTTCTCAAGGTGGGCCTTCAGGAAGTGAGCCTAATATTGGCCAATGGGGTTCGCCTGCCCGTTGCCTCCTTGGCCCTTATAATTTTGATTTTGTTTCAAAAATCGCTCCAGCAACCCACCAGGCTGCATATTCGCGATGTGGCTGTGGCGGCAATAACCGGAATTTTGGCCTTTGGATTAGGCGGTCTCCTTTTCCTCCAGGCCCTCCTCTACTCCGGAGCAGCAAAAGCGACCGTGCTGACCAGCGCTGCCCCACTGTTTGGACTTCCCCTTTCGTTGGTCTTTCTTAAAGAAAGAGTGACGAAGAGGATCGCTGTTGGTACGGTTCTGGTAATCTTGGGCATTGGTTTCAGCGTTTAA
- a CDS encoding DUF3786 domain-containing protein, with protein MSNKQKDEQATHALYWEDLAQAEPSEVCQRTMATYSLERKGYLLPILNQKYLILPVEQKIFCMRGDFCEEEKLRDYFYLMVLLYLLEAKEGEPTSTWISEKELKGGTTFFRGPHALQVEGLKTAFGKNPEAFGRAGSRLGGMELLFGDKAFALTVFPKVPLAYVLWKEDEEFPPRVTVMFDSTIQNHFSLDGIWCIVAEVSQRLLIAQEP; from the coding sequence ATGAGCAACAAGCAGAAAGATGAACAAGCCACCCATGCCCTGTATTGGGAGGATCTGGCGCAAGCGGAGCCGAGCGAGGTTTGCCAGAGAACAATGGCTACGTATAGTCTGGAGCGGAAGGGCTATCTCCTGCCCATCCTCAACCAGAAATATTTAATCCTCCCGGTAGAGCAAAAAATTTTCTGCATGCGTGGGGATTTTTGTGAGGAAGAAAAGTTACGCGATTATTTCTACTTGATGGTCCTTCTTTATTTATTAGAAGCTAAAGAGGGCGAGCCCACAAGCACCTGGATCAGCGAGAAGGAGCTTAAAGGAGGAACGACCTTCTTCCGCGGCCCCCACGCTCTGCAAGTAGAAGGGTTAAAGACGGCCTTCGGGAAAAACCCTGAAGCCTTCGGCCGCGCAGGAAGCCGCTTGGGCGGAATGGAGCTCCTTTTCGGGGATAAAGCTTTCGCCCTCACGGTTTTCCCGAAAGTCCCCCTGGCTTATGTTCTTTGGAAAGAAGATGAGGAATTTCCTCCCCGAGTGACCGTCATGTTCGACTCCACCATCCAGAATCACTTTTCTCTCGATGGAATCTGGTGCATCGTGGCCGAAGTGAGCCAACGCCTTCTTATTGCGCAGGAGCCATGA
- the dnaA gene encoding chromosomal replication initiator protein DnaA: MKEIWNKVLNAVSEKISRNSFDIWFKPLKILTLNQNTIELEVPNKFFKDWLSENYQSLIKEILFQITKNPYSILFRPKEGPEEKEVKPKAADKNPALKAVNKVTKEDGLNPGYTFEAFVVGSCNQFAHAAALAVAKLPAKNYNPLFIYGGVGLGKTHLLNAIGNQIVQNDPPAKVCYLSSEKFTNELINCLRYEKMPDFRNKYRNKDVLLVDDIQFLGGKERTQEEFFHTFNSLYDSHKQIILSSDKLPKEIPGLEERLRSRIGWGLIADIQPPDIETKVAILGKKAEVYNISLSNELGLFLASQLGSNIRELEGALTRLRAYASLTGNEINLSMVKETLKDLLRDRQKMISIENIQKAVANLYNIKVTDLKSSKRFRIYALPRQVSMYLCRTMTKASFPEIGAKFGGKDHSTVIHAVRQIEKKINEDREIKNIIETIKNELQK; the protein is encoded by the coding sequence ATGAAAGAAATTTGGAATAAAGTTCTTAACGCGGTAAGCGAAAAAATCAGCCGGAATTCTTTTGACATCTGGTTTAAACCCTTAAAAATTCTAACCCTAAATCAAAACACCATTGAATTAGAGGTTCCCAATAAGTTTTTTAAAGACTGGCTTTCTGAAAATTATCAATCTCTTATCAAAGAAATTCTTTTCCAAATCACCAAAAATCCATACTCTATTCTTTTCCGCCCAAAAGAAGGACCGGAGGAAAAGGAAGTCAAGCCAAAAGCTGCAGACAAAAACCCAGCCCTTAAGGCCGTGAACAAAGTCACCAAGGAAGATGGCCTCAACCCCGGCTATACTTTTGAAGCCTTCGTTGTAGGTTCTTGCAACCAGTTTGCCCATGCGGCCGCGTTGGCTGTGGCTAAGCTTCCGGCCAAAAACTACAATCCGTTATTTATTTACGGCGGTGTCGGTTTAGGAAAAACGCATCTCCTTAACGCCATAGGAAACCAAATCGTCCAAAATGATCCTCCAGCCAAGGTATGCTATCTCTCTTCAGAAAAATTTACTAACGAATTGATCAACTGTCTGCGTTATGAAAAAATGCCCGACTTCCGCAACAAATACCGCAATAAAGATGTTCTTCTCGTTGACGATATTCAGTTTCTGGGTGGGAAGGAGAGAACTCAGGAAGAATTTTTTCATACTTTTAATTCTCTTTATGATTCTCACAAGCAGATCATCCTCTCGAGCGATAAACTCCCGAAAGAAATTCCTGGTTTAGAAGAACGTTTGAGATCCAGGATTGGTTGGGGCCTTATCGCTGACATTCAACCTCCGGATATTGAAACGAAAGTTGCTATTCTCGGTAAGAAGGCAGAGGTTTATAATATATCTCTTTCCAATGAATTAGGCCTGTTTTTGGCTTCGCAATTAGGCTCCAATATCCGGGAGTTGGAGGGGGCTCTGACGCGTCTCCGGGCTTATGCCTCACTGACGGGAAATGAAATCAATCTTTCCATGGTGAAAGAAACTCTCAAAGATCTCCTGCGTGATCGACAGAAGATGATCAGCATCGAAAATATTCAAAAAGCCGTGGCCAATCTTTACAATATAAAAGTAACGGACCTTAAATCTTCTAAAAGGTTCAGAATTTACGCTCTGCCGCGACAAGTTTCCATGTATCTTTGTCGCACGATGACCAAAGCCTCTTTTCCCGAAATTGGGGCCAAGTTTGGTGGGAAGGATCATTCCACCGTGATTCATGCTGTTCGCCAGATTGAAAAGAAAATAAACGAAGACCGGGAGATAAAAAATATTATTGAGACAATAAAAAATGAATTGCAAAAATGA
- the rpsR gene encoding 30S ribosomal protein S18 — protein MKAPVKRKRPFQRRKVCVFCADSGMRINYKDVKTLNHFISERGKILPRRISGNCAKHQRDLTSAIKKARNIALMPFSLFGS, from the coding sequence ATGAAAGCGCCAGTTAAGAGAAAAAGACCTTTCCAGCGACGGAAAGTTTGCGTATTCTGTGCGGATAGCGGGATGAGGATTAATTATAAGGACGTAAAAACTCTGAACCACTTCATCTCCGAGCGGGGAAAGATCCTTCCGCGAAGGATTTCCGGGAACTGCGCTAAGCACCAGAGGGATCTTACGTCCGCAATTAAAAAGGCCCGGAACATTGCGCTCATGCCCTTTTCGCTCTTCGGCTCATGA
- the rplI gene encoding 50S ribosomal protein L9: MKVILIETVLSLGKAGDIVQVAVGYGRNFLIPKKLALEATPANLQLLERQRESFLDKASKEKRKAQDLADKIVTLPFTLARPAGENEKLFGAVTSMDLQKLLGEQGFAVDRRKIQMPNPIKTLGSFTIPVKLHPEVTAQMKVNVVPAAADQAKS, encoded by the coding sequence ATGAAAGTCATTTTAATTGAAACCGTCCTTTCCCTGGGGAAGGCCGGCGATATTGTTCAGGTCGCCGTCGGATACGGGCGCAATTTTCTCATCCCCAAAAAATTGGCTCTCGAGGCCACTCCCGCCAACCTTCAACTTCTGGAGCGCCAGCGGGAATCGTTCCTGGACAAAGCCAGCAAAGAGAAAAGAAAGGCCCAAGATTTAGCTGATAAGATAGTAACTCTTCCTTTCACCTTGGCCCGTCCCGCAGGGGAGAACGAGAAGCTTTTCGGGGCGGTCACCTCCATGGACCTACAAAAATTATTGGGTGAACAGGGATTTGCCGTGGACCGGCGGAAAATTCAGATGCCAAACCCCATCAAGACTTTGGGGAGCTTCACCATTCCCGTAAAATTGCATCCGGAAGTCACGGCCCAGATGAAGGTCAATGTCGTGCCAGCGGCTGCGGATCAGGCGAAGTCTTAA
- the dnaN gene encoding DNA polymerase III subunit beta has protein sequence MEFKIEKEEFTKGLSRVQSIVEKKGTMPILLNVLLETHGKGIAITATDLEIGLKGFYPAEIIKEGRATLSAKKLYEVIKELPEKEVFLKLKENQWVEISSGKSLFKIMGLSADSFPSLSVFEEEEFVSADVEILKEMIEKTIFAVSSDESRYNLAGVFFTQKNEGEEKDLKMVATDGYRLSLIERSIRMEIKGLEKGILLPKKGLVELIKLLDEGGEAGWIKLKNNNFIVKKGNVILLMRLLDAEFPDYRQVIPLNTKKHIRMKRNQIIESLRRVSLLSSEKTRGVKFHFSQDLLVLSAYNPELGEAKEEVPVDYKGEEVTVGFNSRFVLEVLNIMRGEEVVLELEDGISPAIIRPSNDERHTCVVMPMRL, from the coding sequence ATGGAATTTAAAATTGAGAAAGAAGAATTCACCAAAGGCCTTTCCCGCGTTCAAAGTATCGTCGAAAAGAAAGGGACCATGCCTATTCTTTTAAACGTTTTACTTGAAACGCATGGAAAAGGAATTGCAATAACGGCAACGGATTTAGAGATCGGTTTAAAAGGTTTTTATCCTGCCGAAATTATAAAGGAAGGAAGAGCAACTCTATCGGCCAAAAAACTTTATGAAGTAATTAAAGAACTCCCAGAAAAGGAAGTTTTCTTAAAGTTGAAGGAAAATCAATGGGTGGAAATTTCTAGCGGCAAATCCCTTTTTAAAATCATGGGCCTTTCAGCAGATTCATTTCCTTCTTTATCTGTTTTCGAAGAAGAAGAATTTGTCTCGGCAGACGTGGAAATTTTGAAGGAGATGATAGAAAAAACGATATTCGCGGTATCCTCCGATGAAAGTAGATATAATTTGGCAGGAGTATTTTTTACTCAAAAAAATGAAGGAGAAGAGAAAGATTTGAAAATGGTAGCCACGGATGGCTATCGCCTCTCGCTGATTGAGCGTTCTATAAGAATGGAAATAAAAGGATTGGAAAAGGGCATTTTACTCCCGAAAAAAGGCCTTGTGGAGTTAATTAAATTGTTAGATGAGGGAGGGGAAGCCGGGTGGATTAAATTAAAAAACAACAATTTTATAGTGAAAAAAGGAAACGTAATCCTACTTATGCGCCTATTGGATGCCGAATTTCCGGATTATAGGCAGGTCATTCCCCTTAACACAAAAAAACATATTCGGATGAAGAGAAATCAAATTATAGAATCCTTGCGAAGAGTTTCTCTTCTTTCCAGTGAAAAAACAAGGGGAGTTAAGTTTCATTTTTCTCAGGATCTTTTAGTGCTTTCTGCCTATAATCCAGAACTGGGGGAAGCAAAAGAGGAGGTCCCTGTAGATTATAAAGGAGAGGAGGTAACGGTTGGTTTTAATTCGCGGTTCGTTTTAGAAGTTTTAAATATAATGAGGGGCGAAGAAGTAGTCCTGGAGCTGGAAGATGGAATCAGCCCAGCGATTATTCGACCTTCTAACGATGAAAGGCATACCTGTGTCGTCATGCCCATGAGGCTATAA
- the dnaB gene encoding replicative DNA helicase — translation MDLLAQRLPPQSLEAEVSVLGGVLLENEALNRALEVVNEGDFYREAHRQIFSALLHLYERNEPADLITLSEVLKKRDALEEVGGIEYLNFLVNSVPTAANIAYYAKIIKEKSILRKLINRATEIINLGFGDAGDVDESLDRAERLIFEISEDRVRPSFFPIKDIIKASFKTIENLYEKKQLITGVPTGFTKLDDLTSGLQPSDLIIVAGRPSMGKTALALNITQHAAIEGGIPSAIFSLEMSKEQLALRLLCSEAKVDAHRLRGGFLSETDWPKLTRAAGSLSEAPIFIDDTPGLTVLEMRAKSRRLKAEHNLGLVVVDYLQLMRGRANSETREQEISDISRSLKALAKELRLPVIALSQLNRKVEDRGDRRPQLADLRESGAIEQDADVIIFLYRDELYNRSEDNPHKGKAEIIVGKQRNGPTDKFELAFLDKYTCFENLSPIQEDR, via the coding sequence ATGGATCTTCTGGCCCAACGCCTTCCACCTCAAAGCCTCGAGGCCGAGGTCTCCGTATTGGGCGGCGTCCTGCTGGAAAATGAAGCTTTGAATCGAGCTTTAGAAGTCGTCAACGAAGGCGATTTTTATCGCGAAGCTCACCGCCAGATCTTTTCAGCCCTTCTGCACCTCTATGAACGCAATGAGCCTGCAGATCTCATTACCCTTTCTGAAGTCTTGAAAAAGCGGGATGCTTTGGAGGAAGTGGGGGGGATTGAATACCTCAATTTTCTGGTAAACAGCGTCCCAACGGCGGCCAACATTGCCTATTACGCCAAAATCATCAAAGAAAAATCCATCCTGCGCAAACTCATCAACCGGGCGACGGAAATCATTAACCTGGGTTTTGGAGACGCGGGCGACGTGGATGAATCTTTGGACCGGGCCGAGCGCTTGATTTTCGAAATCTCTGAAGACCGCGTCCGTCCCTCCTTTTTCCCCATAAAAGACATCATCAAAGCCAGTTTCAAAACCATTGAAAACCTTTATGAGAAAAAGCAGCTCATCACCGGCGTTCCTACTGGCTTTACTAAATTAGATGACTTAACTTCAGGACTACAGCCTTCTGACCTGATCATCGTCGCCGGCCGTCCCTCCATGGGAAAAACCGCTTTGGCCTTAAATATCACCCAGCATGCCGCGATAGAAGGTGGCATCCCCTCGGCAATCTTTTCCCTGGAAATGTCTAAAGAACAACTGGCCTTGCGCCTGCTCTGTTCGGAAGCAAAAGTAGATGCCCACCGTCTTCGTGGTGGTTTTCTCAGCGAAACAGACTGGCCCAAGCTCACCCGGGCGGCGGGCAGCCTTTCGGAAGCCCCCATCTTCATTGATGATACTCCGGGGCTTACCGTTCTGGAAATGCGGGCCAAGTCTCGTCGTTTAAAGGCCGAGCACAACTTGGGCTTAGTCGTCGTGGACTATTTACAGTTGATGCGCGGCCGGGCAAATTCCGAAACAAGGGAGCAAGAAATTTCGGATATCTCTCGCTCTTTAAAGGCTCTGGCCAAGGAGCTGCGTCTTCCGGTTATCGCCTTATCACAATTGAATCGCAAGGTGGAAGATCGTGGTGACAGACGCCCCCAACTCGCCGACCTTCGCGAATCTGGGGCTATTGAGCAGGATGCGGACGTAATTATTTTTCTTTACCGAGATGAACTATATAATAGATCCGAGGATAATCCCCATAAAGGAAAAGCGGAAATCATCGTTGGCAAACAAAGGAATGGACCAACCGACAAATTTGAACTTGCTTTCTTAGATAAATATACCTGTTTTGAAAACCTCTCTCCCATCCAAGAAGATCGGTAA
- a CDS encoding transglycosylase SLT domain-containing protein, with product MKGLLLKKVFLFFISGFICLAGCSGLSLRENKPLPDPSLPQQQQASFHPPADRIALNLFEPLQNAPGSIFPVQDNSANEILAVAGDPISWEEETLFLAEEKVQNADPGQNVPLLPTVAEKEVVAADPLSPAAEKENTPAEIKMAQAGQASQSEFIQRVIAGVEKPSEGRNTFGGANGRYQDLFDSLTADSPSQLLPPSEFESETPSLGQNPVSPLSAIFPSAFNEKKVEEFIAFFQQKGGRFFSNALARSPAYEDMMKKIFREKNLPEELFYLALIESGYNPHAISRSKAGGIWQFIARTASRFGLKVDKWVDERRDPEKSTYAAAEYLKSLYEMFNCWDLATASYNAGEGKVLRAMKKANSQDFWEISRYRYLKQETKRYVPMFLAAVLIAKEPHKYGFSNINYLPPLVYEKVLVPPDTGLVWLAKVAETDIAELRALNPALKRGKTPPGSSLFEIKLPPGKKEIYEKNLLTYNPLAAIKGKKHLIRPGETLTGIAKRYRVKYQDLCELNGLSPQSKIKPGIRLLLPP from the coding sequence ATGAAAGGGCTTCTTCTGAAGAAGGTTTTTCTTTTTTTCATAAGTGGATTTATCTGCCTTGCTGGTTGCAGCGGGTTATCTTTGCGGGAGAACAAACCTCTCCCCGACCCTTCTCTTCCTCAACAGCAACAGGCTTCTTTCCACCCCCCGGCCGATCGGATTGCTCTAAACCTATTCGAACCTTTACAGAACGCGCCGGGGAGCATCTTTCCAGTTCAAGACAATTCAGCGAATGAAATTTTAGCCGTAGCCGGCGATCCAATTTCGTGGGAGGAAGAAACTTTATTCCTTGCTGAGGAGAAGGTGCAAAACGCGGATCCAGGCCAAAATGTCCCCCTTTTGCCCACCGTGGCGGAAAAAGAAGTTGTTGCAGCCGATCCCTTATCTCCAGCAGCCGAAAAAGAGAATACCCCTGCAGAGATAAAAATGGCCCAAGCGGGGCAAGCCTCGCAATCCGAATTTATCCAGAGGGTAATCGCGGGGGTAGAAAAACCCAGCGAGGGGAGGAATACTTTTGGGGGTGCCAACGGCAGGTATCAGGATTTGTTCGACTCCCTGACGGCAGACTCACCTTCTCAACTTCTCCCACCGAGTGAATTTGAATCTGAGACGCCTTCCTTAGGGCAAAACCCGGTTTCGCCCCTTTCAGCTATCTTTCCTTCCGCGTTCAACGAGAAAAAAGTTGAAGAGTTCATCGCCTTTTTCCAGCAAAAGGGCGGTCGCTTTTTCTCCAACGCTCTAGCCCGATCGCCAGCGTACGAAGATATGATGAAAAAAATCTTCCGGGAAAAAAACCTTCCGGAGGAACTCTTTTATTTGGCCTTGATCGAGAGCGGGTATAATCCCCACGCCATTTCCCGCTCCAAAGCTGGCGGGATCTGGCAGTTTATTGCCAGGACTGCCAGTCGTTTTGGCCTCAAAGTGGATAAGTGGGTCGATGAACGCCGGGATCCGGAAAAGTCCACCTACGCCGCAGCTGAATATCTGAAAAGCCTTTATGAAATGTTTAACTGCTGGGATCTGGCCACTGCCAGCTATAATGCCGGGGAGGGAAAAGTCTTGCGGGCCATGAAAAAAGCCAATAGTCAAGATTTTTGGGAAATCTCTCGGTACCGGTATCTTAAGCAGGAAACCAAACGGTATGTTCCCATGTTCCTGGCTGCGGTTCTCATTGCCAAGGAACCCCATAAGTATGGCTTCTCGAACATCAATTATCTTCCCCCGCTGGTTTACGAAAAGGTACTGGTTCCCCCAGACACCGGTCTGGTTTGGCTTGCCAAGGTTGCCGAGACCGACATCGCCGAGCTTCGCGCCCTCAACCCTGCTCTGAAGAGAGGAAAGACGCCCCCTGGGTCTTCCCTGTTCGAAATTAAACTCCCGCCGGGAAAGAAGGAAATCTACGAAAAGAACCTTTTAACTTACAACCCTTTGGCTGCAATCAAAGGTAAAAAACATCTTATCCGCCCTGGAGAAACGTTAACGGGCATTGCCAAAAGATACCGGGTAAAATACCAAGATCTTTGCGAGCTCAATGGCCTTTCGCCCCAGTCTAAAATCAAACCCGGGATTAGGCTTTTGCTCCCTCCATAG